The Ahaetulla prasina isolate Xishuangbanna chromosome 14, ASM2864084v1, whole genome shotgun sequence genome includes a region encoding these proteins:
- the DEXI gene encoding dexamethasone-induced protein, with product MPEDGRAFVTQEGRGTHANEASASRLTPSPPRRSNCGGARCPLCGPGAAQLEAGGRCVRCVRGAERAGGRAPGPATQPSPSCRRRVSRKQPCKARPSAEPAGKRGRAGALRQSGSGGAGGLAAGAASPGPWWGVWAGARRPPPPSMFSAGLFLVNLLILYYAFLLEYIALNVGIVFLPDDMDQALVDLGLLSDPALGLYRLESEGEPLDAYWD from the exons ATGCCGGAAGACGGGCGAGCGTTTGTGACCCAAGAGGGGCGGGGCACGCATGCTAATGAGGCGTCGGCGTCACGCTTAACCCCCTCGCCGCCGCGCCGCAGCAACTGCGGAGGGGCGCGATGCCCGCTCTGCGGACCGGGAGCCGCGCAGCTGGAGGCGGGCGGGCGCTGCGTGCGCTGCGTGCGCGGGGCcgagcgggcgggcgggcgggctccGGGTCCCGCGACCCAGCCGAGCCCCTCCTGCCGCCGGCGGGTGTCGCGGAAGCAGCCA TGCAAGGCGCGCCCGTCGGCTGAGCCCGCGGGGAAGAGAGGCCGGGCGGGGGCGCTGCGGCAGAGCGGCTCCGGCGGGGCCGGTGGGCTTGCAGCGGGCGCCGCCTCCCCCGGGCCCTGGTGGGGTGTCTGGGCCGGTGCCAGGCGCCCGCCGCCCCCCTCGATGTTCTCCGCCGGCCTCTTCCTGGTCAACCTGCTGATCCTCTACTACGCCTTCCTGCTGGAGTACATCGCCCTCAACGTGGGCATCGTCTTCCTGCCCGACGACATGGACCAGGCGCTGGTGGACCTCGGGCTCCTCTCCGACCCGGCGCTCGGCCTCTACCGGCTGGAGAGCGAGGGCGAGCCGCTCGACGCCTACTGGGACTAG